The following proteins are encoded in a genomic region of Desulfovibrio sp. TomC:
- a CDS encoding SGNH/GDSL hydrolase family protein: MITRPAAGGLRRLTVLAGIAVFLACISVHLATRAFWRITDTAPPIQAEPRAYNNVAGDLEPRLDTVSREIPNLPYAVSTDAQGFRSSGPRPAADSRPALRVLCLGDSFTYGVGVNDEQTYPALLQIYLQERFPDRSVEVINAGIPFYDIFDELSYYRDKGRYLAADVVVLQFYSNDLEAMAGSFFRQDLKVRQGGLYNAFDQSIGREAVERRLNTWLDSQFPGLRRLGSVPARSVGSGPARSDPFRAFRLQASGMEKELLNDKSALLSAASVPAMGRFWKNYRQALAMLRNEVGDSGAAFLLVLAPDMDQVREDKNAPAAALVPFCRENAIPLIDLARTLRAMSNGNPDRYFLVPRNGHLNAEGNTILAKSVAEAFAPDAAVRPGGVVVRPCAVPFGYQNPIALTLALGPQGILPAGNGPVSVTPIHNENLEFFSVDMAGGNRIDGLRPDLAHGPFGELLVRLESTVPLDQVTVTLFSRLFAPASGYMELAWSRDNTVFRQLQFASDKDLKEPEGFEASRFSELDLRTEPARQLYLRLRLRDQAWVFAESITPPWRRFEIVCYPTETPGQGATAN, from the coding sequence ATGATTACCCGCCCCGCCGCAGGCGGCCTCAGACGGCTGACCGTTTTGGCCGGCATTGCCGTCTTTCTCGCCTGTATAAGCGTCCATCTGGCTACCCGGGCCTTCTGGCGCATCACGGATACCGCCCCGCCGATCCAGGCGGAACCCCGCGCCTACAACAATGTAGCCGGCGACCTCGAACCGCGCCTGGACACCGTCTCCCGGGAAATTCCGAATCTGCCCTACGCCGTGTCCACCGATGCCCAGGGGTTTCGCAGCAGCGGTCCCCGGCCGGCTGCCGATTCCAGGCCTGCGCTGCGCGTCCTGTGCCTCGGCGATTCCTTCACCTATGGCGTCGGCGTCAATGACGAGCAAACCTATCCGGCCCTGCTCCAAATCTACCTCCAAGAACGATTCCCGGACCGGAGCGTGGAAGTCATCAACGCCGGCATTCCGTTTTACGACATCTTTGACGAGCTTTCCTACTACCGGGACAAAGGCCGCTATCTGGCTGCCGACGTGGTGGTGCTCCAGTTTTACAGCAACGACCTCGAAGCCATGGCCGGATCTTTTTTTCGCCAGGATCTCAAGGTCCGCCAGGGCGGCCTGTACAATGCCTTCGATCAGAGCATCGGTCGGGAAGCCGTGGAACGACGCCTCAATACCTGGCTCGACAGCCAGTTTCCCGGTTTGAGAAGGCTTGGGTCGGTCCCGGCCCGAAGCGTCGGCTCGGGACCGGCCCGGTCCGACCCGTTTCGCGCCTTTCGCCTGCAGGCCTCGGGGATGGAAAAAGAACTGCTCAACGACAAGTCTGCCCTTCTATCCGCGGCCAGTGTTCCGGCCATGGGTCGCTTCTGGAAGAATTACCGGCAGGCGTTGGCCATGCTGCGAAACGAAGTGGGCGACAGCGGCGCAGCCTTCCTCCTTGTCCTGGCCCCGGATATGGACCAAGTGCGCGAGGATAAAAATGCCCCGGCCGCCGCCCTGGTTCCTTTTTGCCGGGAAAACGCCATCCCGCTCATTGATTTGGCCAGAACGCTGCGGGCCATGTCCAATGGCAATCCGGACCGCTATTTTCTGGTTCCCCGAAACGGGCACCTCAATGCCGAGGGCAACACCATTCTGGCCAAGTCCGTGGCTGAGGCTTTTGCGCCCGATGCCGCCGTCAGGCCCGGCGGGGTTGTTGTCCGGCCCTGTGCCGTTCCCTTTGGCTACCAGAATCCCATTGCCCTGACCCTGGCCCTGGGGCCGCAAGGCATTCTGCCGGCCGGCAACGGTCCGGTGTCGGTAACCCCGATACACAATGAAAATCTGGAATTCTTTTCGGTGGATATGGCGGGCGGCAACCGTATCGACGGGCTGCGGCCGGATCTGGCCCATGGGCCGTTTGGCGAACTGCTCGTGCGCCTTGAAAGTACCGTGCCCCTGGATCAGGTGACAGTCACCCTGTTTAGCCGACTGTTTGCGCCGGCCAGCGGGTATATGGAACTGGCCTGGTCCCGCGACAACACCGTGTTTCGACAGCTGCAGTTTGCCTCGGACAAAGATCTCAAAGAGCCGGAAGGTTTTGAAGCGAGCCGCTTCAGTGAACTCGATCTGCGCACGGAGCCGGCCCGACAACTCTATCTGCGGTTGCGGCTGCGCGATCAGGCCTGGGTGTTTGCCGAATCAATAACCCCACCCTGGCGGCGCTTTGAAATCGTCTGCTACCCGACCGAAACCCCAGGGCAGGGCGCTACGGCCAACTAG
- a CDS encoding NADH-quinone oxidoreductase subunit B family protein, with translation MLGNLINQGRIKSPWVVHFDCGSCNGCDIEVLACLTPIYDIERFGILNIGNPKHADVLLVTGTVNQRNKHVLKNIYDQMPGPKAVIAIGACGCTGGVFREAYNVVGGVDKVIPVDVYVPGCPARPEVIIDGVVAALEKVKTLLGMTA, from the coding sequence ATGTTAGGCAATCTGATCAATCAGGGACGCATCAAATCCCCGTGGGTGGTCCATTTCGATTGCGGCAGCTGCAACGGCTGCGACATCGAGGTGCTGGCCTGCCTCACGCCCATCTACGACATTGAGCGCTTCGGCATCTTGAACATCGGCAACCCCAAGCACGCCGACGTGCTGCTCGTCACCGGCACCGTCAACCAGCGCAACAAGCATGTGCTTAAAAACATCTACGACCAGATGCCCGGACCCAAGGCCGTTATCGCCATCGGCGCTTGCGGCTGCACCGGCGGCGTCTTCCGCGAGGCCTACAACGTCGTCGGCGGCGTGGACAAGGTCATCCCGGTCGATGTGTACGTGCCCGGCTGCCCGGCCCGACCCGAGGTCATCATCGACGGCGTGGTCGCGGCCCTGGAAAAGGTCAAGACGCTGCTTGGCATGACCGCCTAG
- a CDS encoding IMP cyclohydrolase: MSDLKKMYTTMVEDPFPSELVIRLGDAEMAFAKRTWTIDGQEKGLRYGENPDQPAALYAPVSGRLNLGGVEFRGPGDGLVCAATEEHLLQSGKHPGKTNLTDVDNGVNILQYLTAKPAAVILKHNNPCGAAWSDAGLAAAFTAAFASDRIAAFGGAIVVNRTLDVATAEQINAVYFEVVAAPDYEPEALAILKSKKNLRIFKLPGLAQLEKLVGQPYLDMKSLADGGLVVQFSFRNRILSVDDFLPAEATDKAGTSVVARAPSKQEAEDLLFAWAIEAGVTSNSVIFVRNGATVAIGTGEQDRVGVVELTIFKAKTKYADGLAFAAHKLSLYELTQKAAADPEAKVSLDEIKARTEATCGGLAGSVVVSDGFFPFRDGVDLCIAAGVTAIAQPGGSIRDTEVIAACNEATPQVAMVFTGQRSFRH, from the coding sequence ATGAGCGACCTCAAAAAAATGTACACCACCATGGTGGAGGATCCTTTCCCGTCTGAATTGGTCATTCGCCTGGGCGATGCCGAGATGGCCTTTGCCAAGCGCACCTGGACCATCGACGGCCAGGAGAAGGGCCTGCGCTACGGGGAAAACCCGGACCAGCCTGCCGCGCTGTATGCGCCGGTTTCCGGCCGGCTGAATCTGGGCGGCGTGGAATTTCGGGGTCCTGGCGACGGGCTGGTGTGTGCGGCCACGGAGGAGCATCTGCTCCAGTCCGGCAAACATCCCGGCAAGACCAATCTCACCGACGTGGACAACGGCGTCAACATTCTCCAGTACCTGACCGCCAAGCCGGCCGCCGTTATCCTCAAACACAACAATCCCTGCGGCGCAGCCTGGTCCGATGCCGGCCTTGCCGCCGCGTTTACGGCCGCTTTTGCGTCCGACCGCATTGCCGCCTTTGGCGGGGCCATCGTGGTCAACCGCACCCTGGACGTGGCCACGGCCGAACAGATAAACGCCGTCTATTTCGAAGTGGTGGCCGCCCCGGACTATGAGCCGGAGGCGCTGGCCATCCTCAAGTCCAAAAAGAACCTGCGCATTTTCAAGCTGCCGGGCCTTGCCCAGCTGGAAAAACTGGTGGGACAGCCCTATCTGGATATGAAATCCCTGGCCGACGGCGGGCTGGTCGTCCAGTTTTCCTTTCGAAACCGCATCTTATCGGTGGACGATTTCCTGCCGGCCGAGGCCACGGACAAGGCCGGGACCTCGGTTGTGGCCCGCGCGCCGTCGAAGCAGGAGGCCGAGGATCTGCTCTTTGCCTGGGCCATCGAAGCCGGGGTCACCTCCAACTCGGTGATCTTTGTCCGCAACGGGGCCACGGTGGCCATCGGCACGGGCGAACAGGACCGGGTCGGGGTGGTGGAGCTGACCATTTTCAAGGCCAAGACCAAGTACGCCGACGGGCTGGCCTTTGCCGCCCACAAACTGTCGCTGTATGAGCTGACCCAGAAGGCCGCCGCCGACCCCGAGGCCAAGGTCAGCCTGGATGAAATCAAGGCCCGCACCGAGGCCACCTGTGGCGGACTGGCCGGTTCGGTGGTGGTGTCCGACGGCTTTTTCCCCTTCCGTGACGGCGTGGACCTGTGCATCGCGGCCGGGGTCACGGCCATTGCCCAGCCCGGCGGCTCCATCCGCGACACGGAAGTCATCGCCGCCTGCAACGAGGCCACGCCCCAAGTGGCCATGGTCTTTACCGGCCAGCGGTCGTTTCGACATTAA
- a CDS encoding NADH-quinone oxidoreductase subunit 5 family protein produces MLDTLVFVTVLLPFLVAAVLLVLREQNLRKVILVATAGVLALASLAMLRGGAFIMSPAPLYDSLITLGDFVILFVVLFVGMKRKNQIIIWLTAAQIIALIWLDFFTLKEHGSVPAFFADDLSLVMVLVISIVGSLIAVYGIGYMKEHEEHLHLTKSKQPQFFFFIVLFLGAMNGLVLANNLLWMYFFWECTTLCSFMLIGHDGTEIARKNAERALWMNVLGGTAFLFGIILLQKIVGTLSLQDILARGPQFAVAGGAILVPMFLLVFAGMTKAAQAPFQSWLTGAMVAPTPVSALLHSSTMVKAGVYIIVRLAPVYAGTYFSNFVALFGAFVFLATACLAAGQSNGKKILAYSTISNLALIIACAGINTPAAITAAIMLILFHAISKALMFLCVGAIEQKIGSRDIEDMRGLFAVMPRTALVAIIGIMTMMLPPFGMLMAKWMAIESAQGQFLLMIMLALGSGVTVLFWCRWAGLMLGTPVAKGRPEAQDITVRAPLYILAGLAMVVSFFSPVVYNTLVAPVVAMYYKTVPYTLPYGNFDSKMGIFLVYPLFILLGLGLFFALRQARKVTAAQCSQPYMCGEQLTVDGKPGFLGPLNQYVPATAGNYYLAQFFGEEMLSRWINVIALAVLVIMLFGGAL; encoded by the coding sequence ATGCTCGACACGCTGGTCTTTGTGACGGTGCTGCTGCCATTTTTGGTTGCAGCCGTGTTGCTGGTTTTGCGAGAGCAAAATCTGCGCAAGGTCATCCTGGTCGCCACGGCGGGAGTGCTTGCACTCGCGTCGCTGGCCATGCTCCGGGGCGGTGCGTTTATCATGTCGCCAGCGCCACTGTATGACTCCCTTATCACCCTGGGTGATTTTGTCATACTGTTTGTGGTGCTGTTTGTCGGTATGAAACGTAAAAACCAGATTATCATCTGGCTCACCGCGGCCCAGATCATCGCCCTCATCTGGCTTGATTTCTTCACGCTGAAGGAACACGGGTCCGTGCCGGCCTTCTTCGCGGATGACCTGAGCCTGGTTATGGTGCTGGTCATCTCCATCGTCGGTTCCCTCATCGCCGTCTACGGCATCGGCTACATGAAGGAACACGAAGAACATTTGCATCTGACCAAGTCGAAGCAGCCCCAGTTTTTCTTTTTCATCGTGCTCTTCCTGGGGGCCATGAACGGGCTGGTTTTGGCGAACAATCTCCTGTGGATGTACTTTTTCTGGGAATGCACCACCCTGTGTTCGTTTATGCTCATCGGGCATGACGGCACGGAAATCGCCCGGAAAAACGCCGAGCGCGCCTTGTGGATGAACGTCCTTGGCGGCACGGCCTTCCTGTTCGGCATCATTTTGTTGCAGAAGATCGTCGGCACCCTGTCCCTCCAGGACATCCTGGCCCGGGGTCCGCAATTCGCCGTGGCCGGCGGAGCCATCCTGGTGCCCATGTTCCTGCTGGTCTTTGCCGGCATGACCAAGGCTGCCCAGGCCCCGTTCCAGAGCTGGCTGACCGGCGCCATGGTCGCGCCCACCCCGGTCTCGGCCTTGCTCCACTCCTCCACCATGGTCAAGGCCGGCGTCTACATCATCGTGCGTCTGGCCCCGGTCTACGCCGGAACCTACTTCAGCAACTTCGTGGCCCTTTTCGGGGCCTTCGTGTTTCTGGCCACGGCCTGCCTGGCCGCCGGACAGTCCAACGGCAAAAAGATCCTGGCCTATTCCACCATCTCCAACCTGGCGCTCATCATTGCCTGCGCCGGCATCAACACCCCGGCGGCCATCACGGCAGCCATCATGTTGATCCTGTTCCACGCCATCTCCAAGGCCCTCATGTTCCTGTGCGTGGGCGCCATTGAGCAGAAGATCGGTTCCCGGGACATCGAGGACATGCGCGGCCTGTTCGCGGTCATGCCCCGTACGGCCCTGGTCGCCATCATCGGCATCATGACCATGATGCTGCCGCCCTTTGGCATGCTCATGGCCAAGTGGATGGCCATTGAATCCGCCCAGGGGCAGTTCCTGCTCATGATCATGCTGGCCCTTGGTTCGGGCGTCACCGTGCTCTTCTGGTGCCGTTGGGCCGGGCTCATGCTCGGCACGCCGGTGGCCAAGGGCCGGCCCGAGGCCCAGGACATCACCGTGCGCGCGCCGCTCTACATCCTGGCCGGCCTGGCCATGGTGGTCAGCTTCTTCTCGCCGGTGGTCTACAACACCCTGGTCGCCCCGGTGGTGGCCATGTACTACAAGACCGTGCCCTACACCCTGCCCTACGGCAACTTTGATTCCAAGATGGGCATTTTCCTGGTCTACCCGCTGTTCATCCTGCTTGGCCTGGGGTTGTTCTTCGCCCTGCGGCAGGCCCGCAAGGTGACGGCCGCCCAGTGCTCCCAGCCCTACATGTGCGGCGAGCAGCTGACGGTTGACGGCAAGCCCGGCTTCCTCGGCCCCCTGAACCAGTATGTGCCCGCCACCGCCGGCAACTACTACCTCGCCCAGTTCTTTGGAGAGGAAATGCTCTCCAGATGGATCAACGTCATCGCGCTCGCTGTGCTGGTGATCATGCTCTTTGGAGGCGCCCTGTGA
- a CDS encoding hydrogenase large subunit: protein MARTILPFGPQHPVLPEPLHLKLTIENEIVVEALPTLGYVHRGLEKLCEVRDFNQMVQIVERVCGICSCLHALCYCEGIEEIMGIEVPRRAKYLRTIWGELHRVHSHLLWLGLFADAFGFESLFMQFWRVRERIMDIMEATCGNRVVVSVNVVGGVRRDLSPEQCQWIEQQLIISEKEIRQLQTTILNDYTVKKRCCGKGVLTKEQAYQLGAVGPMLRGSGWAQDARQTGYAAFGELGFEPIVEYDGDSYARCAVRFRETLQSFDIVRLAIARMPAGETAATVDSGSDDDTPTTITGNRGNIIQSYNRDKHHHITAAPPPNLDIPAGALAAKVKGKPDGEAVTRVEQPRGELMYYLKGDGSKHMDRVRIRTPTFANIPPLLAMLPGCELADVPVIVLSIDPCISCTER from the coding sequence ATGGCCCGTACTATATTGCCTTTTGGTCCGCAGCATCCGGTCCTGCCGGAACCCCTGCACCTGAAACTGACCATTGAAAACGAAATCGTGGTCGAAGCCCTGCCCACGCTCGGCTACGTCCACCGCGGACTGGAAAAACTGTGCGAAGTCCGTGACTTCAACCAGATGGTCCAGATCGTCGAACGCGTCTGCGGCATCTGCTCCTGCCTGCATGCCCTGTGCTACTGCGAAGGCATCGAGGAGATCATGGGCATCGAAGTGCCCCGTCGCGCCAAATACCTGCGCACCATCTGGGGCGAACTCCACCGCGTCCACAGCCACCTGCTCTGGCTGGGCCTTTTTGCCGACGCGTTTGGCTTTGAGAGCCTTTTCATGCAGTTCTGGCGGGTGCGCGAGCGCATCATGGACATCATGGAAGCCACCTGCGGCAACCGCGTGGTGGTCTCGGTCAACGTCGTCGGCGGCGTGCGCCGCGACCTCTCCCCGGAACAGTGCCAGTGGATCGAACAGCAGCTGATCATTTCCGAAAAGGAAATCCGCCAGCTCCAGACCACCATCTTAAACGACTACACCGTGAAAAAGCGCTGTTGCGGCAAGGGCGTGCTGACCAAGGAGCAGGCCTACCAGCTCGGCGCGGTCGGTCCCATGCTGCGCGGCTCGGGCTGGGCCCAGGACGCCCGCCAGACCGGCTACGCCGCCTTCGGCGAACTCGGCTTTGAGCCCATCGTCGAATACGACGGCGACTCCTACGCCCGTTGCGCCGTGCGGTTCCGGGAAACCCTCCAGTCCTTTGACATCGTGCGCCTGGCCATTGCCCGGATGCCGGCCGGCGAAACCGCCGCCACGGTCGACAGCGGCTCGGACGACGACACCCCGACGACCATTACCGGCAATCGCGGCAACATCATACAGTCTTACAACCGCGACAAGCACCACCACATCACCGCCGCCCCGCCCCCAAACCTGGACATCCCGGCCGGCGCCCTCGCCGCCAAGGTCAAGGGCAAACCCGACGGGGAAGCGGTCACCCGCGTGGAACAGCCGCGCGGCGAACTCATGTACTACTTAAAGGGCGACGGCTCGAAGCATATGGACCGGGTGCGCATCCGCACCCCCACGTTCGCCAACATCCCGCCGCTTCTGGCCATGCTGCCGGGCTGCGAGCTGGCTGACGTGCCGGTCATCGTACTCTCCATCGACCCCTGCATCAGCTGCACCGAACGGTAA
- a CDS encoding adenylosuccinate synthase, whose protein sequence is MAEFPKSQAPGAGHGIVIHGAQWGDEGKGKIVDLLTESAKAVVRFQGGNNAGHTLVVGGEKTVLHLLPSGILHQGKACLIGNGVVLDPEVLCQEMDTLAKKGIDVSPERLVISKKTHVIMPYHRLLDGARETLRAGSKIGTTGRGIGPCYEDKMARIGIRAGDFADPDLLAKKIAQALIEKNALFTKLYELPALDPGAVAEALAPVAKRLVPYLGDVSSIIQKTLASGDVLFEGAQGTHLDIDHGTYPFVTSSNTVSGQAAAGSGCAPAVLSRVVAVVKAYTTRVGSGPFPTELFGTIGDYLQSKGGEFGATTGRKRRCGWLDLVLLRESARLSGPTDIALTKLDVLSGLFEIKICIGYRYKGKVYEYPPQEEGALEFVEPIYETMPGWEEDITGITAWEDLPLAAREYVSRIEQSLKTTCSIISVGPDRRQTIIRG, encoded by the coding sequence ATGGCCGAATTTCCCAAATCGCAGGCCCCTGGGGCCGGGCACGGCATCGTCATCCACGGCGCGCAATGGGGCGACGAAGGCAAAGGCAAAATCGTCGATCTGCTGACCGAATCGGCCAAAGCCGTGGTCCGCTTCCAGGGCGGCAACAACGCCGGCCATACCCTGGTCGTCGGCGGCGAGAAAACCGTCCTGCACCTGCTCCCCTCCGGCATCCTCCACCAGGGCAAGGCCTGCCTGATCGGCAACGGCGTCGTGCTCGACCCCGAAGTGCTGTGCCAGGAAATGGACACTCTGGCCAAAAAAGGCATTGATGTTTCGCCCGAACGCCTGGTCATCTCCAAAAAGACCCACGTCATCATGCCGTATCACCGCCTCCTCGACGGAGCGCGCGAAACCCTGCGGGCCGGCTCCAAAATAGGCACCACCGGCCGGGGCATCGGTCCCTGCTACGAAGACAAAATGGCCCGCATCGGCATCCGCGCCGGCGACTTTGCCGACCCGGACCTCCTGGCCAAAAAAATCGCCCAGGCGCTGATTGAGAAAAACGCGCTTTTCACCAAGCTCTACGAACTGCCGGCCCTTGATCCCGGCGCAGTGGCCGAGGCCCTGGCCCCGGTGGCCAAACGCCTCGTCCCCTACCTTGGCGACGTGTCCTCCATCATCCAGAAGACCCTGGCCAGCGGCGACGTGCTGTTTGAAGGGGCGCAAGGCACCCACCTCGACATCGACCACGGCACCTACCCCTTCGTGACCTCGTCCAATACCGTTTCCGGCCAGGCCGCCGCCGGCAGCGGCTGCGCCCCGGCCGTGCTCTCCCGCGTCGTGGCCGTGGTCAAAGCCTACACCACCCGCGTCGGTTCCGGCCCGTTCCCCACCGAACTCTTCGGCACCATCGGCGACTACCTCCAGTCCAAGGGCGGTGAATTCGGGGCCACCACCGGCCGCAAACGCCGCTGCGGCTGGCTCGACCTCGTGCTCCTGCGCGAATCGGCCCGGCTGTCCGGCCCGACCGACATCGCCCTGACCAAGCTCGATGTCTTAAGCGGCCTGTTTGAAATCAAAATCTGCATCGGCTACCGCTACAAAGGCAAAGTCTACGAATACCCGCCCCAGGAAGAAGGCGCGCTGGAATTCGTCGAACCGATCTACGAAACCATGCCCGGCTGGGAAGAAGACATCACCGGGATCACTGCCTGGGAAGACCTGCCGCTGGCCGCCCGGGAATACGTGTCGCGCATCGAACAGTCGCTTAAAACCACCTGCTCCATCATCTCCGTCGGCCCCGACCGCCGGCAGACGATCATTCGCGGGTAA
- a CDS encoding respiratory chain complex I subunit 1 family protein — translation MTKIILAVLALVAAPLLGALITGVDRRITAWLQSRYGPPILQPIYDVLKLLGKEPMVTNTWQAVCAYVYIVGAALSVVLLFTGSDLLLIFFVLTVGAVFLVMGALASPSPYSQIGGQRELLQMLAYEPLLILVFAAIAMVTGSFKVSAVYELSRPLLYDLPLMYIVLGYALTIKLRKSPFDISASAHAHQELVRGVYTEYSGPFLAMIEIAHWYEVILVLGLCALFWSTSVVGMVVLVAVTYLAEIIVDNVTARLTWRFMLKSAVGMGLALTVVNMLWLYAQ, via the coding sequence ATTACCAAGATCATACTCGCCGTCTTGGCTCTGGTTGCGGCTCCGCTCCTCGGGGCGCTGATCACCGGCGTGGACCGCCGGATCACTGCCTGGCTGCAGTCCCGCTATGGGCCGCCGATCCTCCAGCCCATCTACGACGTCTTAAAGCTCCTGGGCAAAGAGCCCATGGTCACCAACACCTGGCAGGCCGTGTGCGCCTACGTCTACATCGTCGGCGCGGCCCTGTCCGTGGTCCTGCTCTTTACCGGCTCCGACCTGCTCTTGATCTTCTTCGTGCTGACGGTCGGCGCGGTCTTCCTGGTCATGGGCGCCCTGGCCTCGCCCTCGCCCTACAGCCAGATCGGCGGCCAGCGCGAACTCCTGCAGATGCTGGCCTACGAGCCGCTTCTGATCCTGGTCTTTGCCGCCATCGCCATGGTGACCGGCAGCTTCAAGGTCAGCGCGGTGTACGAACTGTCCCGGCCGCTGCTCTACGACCTGCCGCTGATGTACATTGTCCTGGGCTATGCGCTCACCATCAAGCTGCGCAAGTCGCCCTTTGACATCTCGGCCAGCGCCCACGCCCACCAGGAACTGGTGCGCGGCGTCTACACCGAGTACTCCGGTCCGTTCCTGGCCATGATCGAGATCGCCCACTGGTACGAAGTCATCCTCGTGCTCGGGCTGTGCGCGCTTTTCTGGTCGACCAGCGTCGTCGGCATGGTCGTGCTGGTGGCGGTGACCTACCTGGCCGAAATCATCGTGGACAACGTCACGGCGCGCCTGACCTGGCGCTTCATGCTTAAGTCCGCCGTCGGCATGGGTCTGGCCCTCACCGTCGTCAACATGCTTTGGCTCTATGCCCAATAA
- a CDS encoding 4Fe-4S binding protein gives MFNMTKNVVANLFAKSSTRLYPFAVRGHFEGFRGTLHINIDECIFCRTCMIKCPSQCIAVDNKAGTWTCEAMSCVYCGVCVDVCPTGCLSMTNDHRQVATEKQTMSYQGVPKKKKKEAAE, from the coding sequence ATGTTCAACATGACCAAAAACGTCGTCGCGAACCTCTTCGCCAAAAGCTCCACGAGGCTCTATCCGTTTGCCGTGCGGGGCCATTTCGAGGGGTTTCGGGGGACGTTGCACATCAATATCGACGAATGCATCTTCTGCCGGACCTGCATGATCAAATGCCCGTCCCAGTGCATCGCCGTCGACAACAAGGCCGGCACCTGGACCTGCGAAGCCATGAGCTGCGTGTACTGCGGCGTGTGCGTGGACGTCTGCCCCACCGGCTGCCTGTCCATGACCAACGACCACCGCCAGGTGGCCACGGAAAAGCAGACCATGTCCTACCAGGGCGTGCCCAAGAAAAAGAAAAAGGAAGCTGCCGAATAG
- the groES gene encoding co-chaperone GroES, which translates to MKLKPLGDRVLVKRLEQEEVTKGGIIIPDSAKEKPMKGEIIAAGPGKIADDGKHLKMHVEKGDLVLFNKYAGTEIKVDDEDFLVMREDDILAVIEA; encoded by the coding sequence ATGAAGCTTAAACCCTTAGGCGATCGCGTCCTTGTGAAGCGTCTGGAGCAGGAAGAAGTCACCAAAGGCGGCATCATCATCCCCGATTCCGCCAAGGAAAAGCCCATGAAAGGCGAGATCATCGCCGCCGGCCCGGGCAAGATCGCCGACGACGGCAAGCATCTCAAGATGCACGTCGAAAAGGGCGATCTGGTCCTTTTCAACAAGTACGCCGGCACCGAGATCAAGGTGGATGACGAAGACTTCCTCGTCATGCGCGAAGACGACATCCTGGCCGTCATCGAAGCCTAA
- a CDS encoding NADH-quinone oxidoreductase subunit C, translating to MLETIPLPLDEVVAVAKEHFDGGWRLVTMTAVDTGEAGFEIFYHYDKDLVMKHYRLSIPKETVVPSISPVYFAALLVENEIRDQFGICFSDIVLDFGGALYLEAEVRAMPFCKVSVAQKQS from the coding sequence GTGCTGGAAACGATTCCTCTTCCCCTCGACGAAGTCGTCGCCGTGGCCAAAGAGCACTTCGACGGCGGCTGGCGGCTGGTCACCATGACGGCTGTGGATACCGGCGAGGCCGGCTTTGAAATCTTTTACCACTACGACAAAGATCTGGTCATGAAGCATTACCGGCTCTCCATCCCCAAGGAGACCGTGGTGCCGAGCATCTCTCCCGTCTACTTTGCGGCGCTCCTCGTGGAAAACGAGATCCGCGACCAGTTCGGCATCTGCTTCTCCGACATCGTCCTCGATTTCGGCGGGGCCTTGTACCTTGAAGCTGAAGTCCGCGCCATGCCGTTTTGCAAGGTCAGCGTGGCCCAAAAACAGTCTTAG
- a CDS encoding DNA polymerase III subunit delta': MTTAARPFPFGVPVRQSHVLAGLDALARAIPQALILEGGTANERSAMAMWLAARLNCRADLPPCGVCPVCVQIRDLVFLDLQVFDGGVETIKVADMREVRTLVGEPPRGAGWRVIILAEAQGLTDEAANALLKAMEEPRPGNVFVLLSPQRERLFPTLVSRSFVMTLAWPDASVSLPTGGEDDPWPVLDALYGFWRSGRGWFTGVKGRPTRLTAERVLTELSRELAGFLAGRTDTPFTARLGVCGDPDVPRRMDVLLAECQEALIAMVNPAVVLDRLATRAYLWLRG; this comes from the coding sequence ATGACGACCGCCGCTAGACCGTTTCCCTTTGGCGTCCCTGTGCGCCAGTCCCACGTGCTGGCCGGCCTGGACGCTTTGGCCCGGGCCATCCCCCAGGCGCTTATTCTGGAGGGCGGCACAGCCAACGAGCGTTCGGCCATGGCCATGTGGCTGGCGGCGCGGCTCAATTGCCGGGCCGACTTGCCGCCGTGCGGGGTCTGTCCGGTCTGCGTGCAGATCCGAGATCTGGTCTTTCTGGATTTGCAGGTTTTCGACGGCGGCGTGGAGACGATCAAGGTGGCGGACATGCGCGAGGTGCGCACGCTGGTGGGCGAGCCGCCGCGCGGGGCTGGCTGGCGGGTGATTATCCTGGCCGAAGCCCAGGGATTGACGGACGAAGCGGCCAATGCGCTCCTCAAAGCCATGGAGGAGCCGCGTCCGGGCAATGTTTTCGTGTTGTTGTCGCCCCAGCGGGAACGACTGTTTCCGACATTGGTCTCACGGTCGTTTGTGATGACCCTGGCCTGGCCGGATGCGTCGGTGTCGTTGCCGACCGGCGGCGAGGACGATCCCTGGCCGGTGCTGGACGCCCTCTATGGTTTCTGGCGTTCGGGCCGGGGCTGGTTTACCGGGGTGAAGGGCCGGCCGACGCGGCTGACGGCCGAACGGGTGCTGACCGAATTGTCGCGTGAGCTGGCCGGCTTTCTGGCCGGGCGCACGGACACGCCGTTTACGGCCCGGCTTGGGGTCTGCGGTGATCCGGACGTGCCGCGCCGCATGGATGTGCTATTGGCCGAGTGCCAGGAGGCGCTTATCGCCATGGTCAATCCGGCCGTGGTGCTCGACCGGCTGGCCACCCGGGCTTATTTATGGTTGCGGGGCTAG